From the Luteolibacter arcticus genome, one window contains:
- a CDS encoding 3'-5' exonuclease, with protein MTIGDCRFAAIDFESAGAARGRTDVPVQVGLATWSPAAGHGERFMSYLASDAPITWSARKVHGIRDEDLHGAPPLLALWPQMKKHLAGAVVVAHGKGTEKRFLRAFPGHGFGPWVDTLLLSRAAWPDLPDHSLSALCEGCGLAPVLESHHSGGRWHDALYDALASLLLLEHLIAHHDLAGRPLDTLLRPDTATWHRLRR; from the coding sequence GTGACCATCGGGGACTGCCGCTTTGCTGCCATCGACTTCGAGTCCGCGGGTGCCGCCCGCGGCCGCACCGATGTCCCGGTGCAGGTTGGCCTCGCCACCTGGTCGCCCGCCGCGGGCCACGGCGAGCGCTTCATGTCCTACCTCGCCTCGGACGCCCCCATTACCTGGTCCGCCCGCAAGGTCCACGGCATCCGTGATGAAGACCTCCACGGAGCCCCCCCCCTCCTCGCCCTGTGGCCCCAAATGAAAAAGCACCTCGCCGGGGCGGTCGTCGTTGCCCACGGCAAGGGCACCGAAAAGCGCTTCCTGCGGGCCTTCCCCGGTCATGGCTTCGGCCCGTGGGTCGATACCCTGCTGCTGTCCCGCGCCGCGTGGCCGGACTTGCCCGACCACTCCCTCTCCGCCCTCTGCGAAGGCTGCGGTCTCGCTCCGGTCCTCGAATCCCACCATTCCGGCGGCCGTTGGCACGATGCTCTCTACGACGCCCTCGCGTCCCTGTTGCTGCTTGAGCACCTCATCGCCCACCACGACCTCGCCGGACGTCCGCTCGATACCCTGCTCCGGCCGGACACCGCCACTTGGCACCGCCTCAGGCGCTAG
- a CDS encoding adenylate kinase family protein translates to MSKAVDIKRPAFLILGAPGSGKGTQGKVLGSIPRFFHCACGDVFRSLDTRTPLGQRFVHYSSRGELVPDELTIELWKAQVDNWRESHVYKPDIDFLVLDGIPRNVPQAEMISEFLEIHQVFHLSCPDREELARRMRKRALKDNRMDDASDRVIAQRIATYEAETKPILEYYSPALVTDIDATHPPVQVLNDIISKVVSLPIYQETAKVVV, encoded by the coding sequence ATGTCGAAGGCAGTCGATATCAAACGCCCCGCTTTCCTGATCCTCGGCGCGCCGGGGTCGGGCAAAGGAACCCAAGGAAAAGTCCTCGGCTCGATCCCGCGCTTTTTCCACTGCGCCTGCGGGGATGTTTTCCGCTCGCTCGACACCCGCACGCCGCTCGGGCAGCGCTTCGTGCACTACTCGAGCCGCGGCGAATTGGTGCCGGACGAATTGACGATCGAGCTGTGGAAGGCGCAGGTGGACAACTGGCGCGAGTCGCACGTCTACAAGCCGGACATCGATTTCCTGGTGCTGGACGGCATCCCGCGCAATGTGCCGCAGGCAGAGATGATCTCGGAGTTTTTGGAGATCCATCAGGTCTTCCATCTTTCCTGCCCGGATCGCGAGGAACTCGCACGGCGCATGCGCAAGCGGGCGCTGAAGGACAACCGGATGGATGATGCTTCCGACCGCGTGATCGCCCAGCGGATCGCGACCTATGAGGCAGAAACGAAGCCGATCTTGGAATACTACTCGCCGGCGCTGGTGACTGACATTGATGCGACGCATCCGCCGGTGCAGGTGCTGAACGACATCATTTCCAAAGTGGTATCGCTGCCGATCTATCAGGAAACCGCGAAGGTGGTGGTATGA